The following proteins come from a genomic window of candidate division WOR-3 bacterium:
- the ispF gene encoding 2-C-methyl-D-erythritol 2,4-cyclodiphosphate synthase → MVGIGYDIHKLVEKRQLYLGGVKIDYHLGLLGHSDGDVLLHAICDALLGAANLGDIGLHFPPDDKKYKDISSLKLLKKVGEFLKNSGFFVKNIDAVVIAEKPKILPYVKEMKKNIAHILSMNQEYISIKGKTNEGIGDIGENKAIAALAVCEIGRIYDPPER, encoded by the coding sequence ATGGTCGGCATTGGATACGATATTCACAAACTCGTGGAGAAAAGACAACTCTATTTAGGTGGAGTCAAGATTGATTATCATCTTGGACTCTTGGGACATTCGGATGGAGATGTCCTTTTGCATGCAATTTGTGATGCGCTCCTGGGTGCAGCAAACTTAGGTGATATTGGGCTACATTTTCCACCGGATGATAAGAAGTATAAAGATATATCAAGTTTAAAATTATTAAAAAAAGTTGGTGAATTTTTAAAAAACTCTGGATTTTTTGTTAAAAATATTGATGCGGTAGTAATCGCTGAAAAACCTAAGATTCTTCCTTATGTAAAAGAGATGAAAAAAAACATTGCCCATATCCTGTCAATGAATCAGGAATATATCTCAATCAAAGGCAAAACAAATGAAGGTATTGGTGATATAGGAGAAAACAAAGCAATTGCTGCTTTAGCCGTTTGTGAAATAGGTAGAATATATGATCCCCCTGAAAGATGA